From Puniceicoccaceae bacterium:
ATGGAATGCAGACGACGATTTTTCGCCTCTTCAATTCCTATGGTCCCGGTGAATATCCCGGCAAATATCGCAATGTGATTCCCAATTTTTTCTATCGGGCAATTCACAATCTTCCCATTGTCATCACGGGAACAGGGCAGGAGACCCGGGATTTCACCTATATTTCCGATACCGTGCACATCCTCAAACTTGGCATGGAGCAGAAGAAAGCCATTGGACAGACCTTTAATACCGGCACGGGACGAGAGACGGGAATTCTGGATCTCGCGCAGCGCATTATTTCCCTGACCGGTTCGAGAAGCGAACTGCAGTTCCAGCCCCGGCGGGACTGGGATCACATCACCCGTCGGGTGTCGGATGTGTCGCACCTGAAGCAGGCGCTGGGATTTCAGGCAAACACAGCGCTGGATACGGGACTCGAGCGCACGTATGCCTGGTTTTGTGAGAAAAATGCAGCGCACGTGGCGGCTGTGAACTGAGTCCCAGATAGGATTGCAAATGAGTTCTGCTTCACACGATACCCACGGCAGCATTGGGGCGTTTTCCAAGAATTGGGAAACACGCTCGGAATCCACCTACACGCACTGGACCCGGGGTGAGCCTCAAAATCAGATTCAGCTGGCATTTCGGAATCACTGGACCCTGTTTTCCGAGTTCATGCAGGATCCGCAGTTTAACGGTGGAAAACGCGCGTTGGAGGTAGGTTGTGGTCGGGGTAGTCTGTCCTGTTATTTCAGCGA
This genomic window contains:
- a CDS encoding NAD-dependent epimerase/dehydratase family protein, which codes for MSKILVTGGAGAIGSFLVRELCREHEVLVLDDLSSGWMENLTDLKIRFWRGSICDDELLNEVFAERPEVVFHLAANFANQNSVDYPQKDLLVNGMGTLKILEYSRRAEVQRFIYTSSSCVYGASNEPLHEGMVKLGELDTPYAVTKLTGEQYVSFFQRFHGMQTTIFRLFNSYGPGEYPGKYRNVIPNFFYRAIHNLPIVITGTGQETRDFTYISDTVHILKLGMEQKKAIGQTFNTGTGRETGILDLAQRIISLTGSRSELQFQPRRDWDHITRRVSDVSHLKQALGFQANTALDTGLERTYAWFCEKNAAHVAAVN